The Fusarium fujikuroi IMI 58289 draft genome, chromosome FFUJ_chr01 sequence ATGAATTACCCGGTCCGAGAGCCAGCTTCGCAATTCGCGCCAGATTTGTTCTAGAGATTCCAGACCCTCTGGTGTAGCGAGTCGTGCAgtttcaagaccttgactgACGAATTCTTCGACGTCGGGTTCGAGTTTCTTGCGTAGGAGTTGGAGAAGCACGTTCTCTTGAGTTCGGCCGGGATAGTTCGTCGAGGGTCGGATGGCCATGCGATTGAAGAGGTCTGCATTTTCGTTCGTGCTCTCTAGAAGCGACTTAAGGTTCTTTTGAAGAATTTTGGCAGAAGCTTGAATCGATTTTCTAGGAAGACATATTAGCTACTGTCTCACGATGGCCGATTGCGGTGTAGAGGCATACGGAGGTGGCAGAGGATTGCTCTTAATTAGATCCTGCCTGAAGCTCTGCACGCTGCTAGACAGTTGAGCTACCTTGCTCAGTGTTTGTTCAAGAGCTTTgagctcatcgtcatctaGATTGAGAGTGGCCATGATGCCTTCGCCGGAAGTAGTAGAATGTAGATGATTGTTTTCGCTGGTCGTGAATGGCTTACAGCTGGTAACTGATGCTGCAAAAATATGCGATATAGATAGCCAATGCTACTCCAAAGTTATCAAGCCCCTGATGCTTGGTAATTAAAGTCTTGGATGTTTTGTAAAAGAAATTCGGGTTTGACGCGGGGCATTTCAAAGCTTCCAGAACAAAGCGTGTCCGTCACCGTGTGCACACCGAGCTCGGTGTAGCGGAGCTTTCCCCAAAGCTCAGCTCAAATATCAAGCCTGGCAGTTCAGGCACAAAAGCCTCCCCTTATATCACCACCCTACTCCGTGCGGAACTTTTTTAATACAACACCTAGACCCTGAAACAAGCGGAGATCTCTCCACTCACCCCAGATTCTTGTAATTTCATCAACGTCATGGGCCATCTTGCGACATCAGCGCCAAAATCACACAATCTGCGCTTACATGACAAGCTCCGTGGATGCCGCCGTAAGGCCGTCGATCTCACAGGGCGATCGGCCGCATCGGGCCCGGAAACCGACACTCCGCTGTTTCGGAGGATGATATTTGTGATATTATTGGAATTGTGAATGCTTTGGGTCTCCAAGTTATTGGCCGGATGTTTACAGGTTGATAATCGTcatatatagctactagCTTGATGTCAGCTCGACGTTAATGAAAGTCTCTAAGCTACAAAATTAGACTGATTGGTAGGCAAGGAGACCGAAAGGTACACCAAAGGTTCTTAAGTTCATAAGAGTGTTATTCAATCAATTTATGGCTTTTAAGCAATTCAAATACAAGAAATCATAGCTGGCTATGCTTGATGCGAAAAATAGAGGTCATAAATCCAACATCTTCAATGCTGCAATAACATCAAGAATAACCGCTAAAGTGAAAAACGCCGAACGGAAAAGATACCTCGGTCATAGCTCATTAGTTTTTGGGGTGTGAACTTTAACTGTTGCGAACATGGGATACGGCCTTGCTCTCGTATCCATTGGCATCAACAAATGGATAACGAGCTCGGCGTTCTAGATCATCAAGAGGGATGGTGGAGCGGATGTACCTGCGGCGTATGGCGTTAGCACGTCTTAAACTATGCGATGATGTGATTTCGTGGCTTCCCGGGGCATTGATCACTTGTGGGGAGGGTTTGGATTATCCACTTACTTCTTcctgccatcatcatcggggTTGAAGTCCCAGCTAGTGAACTCGCCCTCCTTGAGGGCGTCCCACACAACTCGTCGTGTGCGCTGAGATAGAAGAACCTTCTCGGTGATTTCATTAAAGTCCCAACGGGCATGGGCCTCGGCCTCGAACTTATGGAAGACTTCCTTGGCTTCCCCCTGCTCGGCTGTCTGTGGTGCAATCTTTCTGAAGCGGGCGAGGTTGTCCAATTCCTTGGGGTCGCGTGCAAGATTGTAAAGTTGAGGCTCGTCGGCTGGGCAGGTGATGTACTTCCAATCGCCTCGTCGGATCATCATCATAGGACGAACAGTACCCTCGCCAGTGTACTCTGCAATAACAGTGTCGTGACCTTCGCGGCCTTCGAGATGAGGTAGCATGCTGATTCCATCCATTGGCAAGTAGGGTGATGGCTTAGTGCCGACCAAGTCACAGATAGTTGGTAGAAGATCGAGAGTTGAAACGTTCTGAGTGACGCGGTGAGGAGTGAATCGCTTGGGGTAGTTGATCAACATGGGAACTCGAACAGATGACTCGAAGTAGCTCATCTTGTACCAGAGTCCACGTTCACCCAGCATATCGCCGTGGTCGCCGCTGAAGATAACAATGGTGTTCTCGGCCAGGCCCGCATCCTCAAGTGTCTCAAGCAGGCGACCGATGCAGTCGTCAACGTAGCTCACTGAGCCGTAGTAAGCTCGTTTGGCACGCTTGATCTGCTCTTCTGAAAAGTCCTGGTCCCAAAGATCGCAGACCTTGAGAAGACGTTGGCTGTGGGCATCAAGGTCTTCcttgttcatcttcaccTCAGGTAGGGCGATGTCGACATCCTCATAGAGGTTCCAGTActtcttggtgatggtgtaAGGGTCGTGTGGGTGAGTAAGCGAAACAGTCAATGCGAAAGGTCGCTTCTTGGGTCCCTCCCGAACGTGATCCCAAAGGTACTGGGTGCTCTTGAACATGACCTCCTCATCGTAGTCGAGCTGGTTGCTTCGGCCACAGGGACCGGCTTGGAGAATGGAGCTGGCGTTGTGGTACCACTCAAGGCGGGTGTCAGGCTCATCCCAGTTCACAGCCCAACCAAAGTCACCAGGATAGATATCACTAGTAAGTCGCTGTTCGTAACCGTGGAGTTGGTCACCGATAAAGTGCATCTTGCCAGCAAGAGCAGTGTGGTAACCCTTGGAACGGAGGTAGTGGGCATAAGTTGGCACATCAGAGCCAATCTGGGCAGCATTGTCGTAAGCCCCAATCTTCATGGGCAGTTGGCCACTGATCAAACTCATGCGCGAGGGGGCGCACAGTGGTGAGGGGCAGTAAGCAGAGTCGAACTGGACAGCAGTTGAAGCAAGACGGTCGAGGTTTGGTGTCTTGATCTGAGAGTTGGGGTTGTACATCTTGAGTTGAGGAGCAGCCAGTTGATCGGCCATGATAAAGAGAATGTTGGGTGTCTCAGACTCTGAAGAGAGCTGAGGAGCAGCCATGCTCTCTCCGTTAGACGGAGGGAGGGAGTTGAGATCAGGAGCCATTGTTGCTTGACTTGATTAGAGGATGGTAGAATACGGTGTCTTGGTGGGAGTCTCAGAAGATAGCTTGATGCTTTCAAGCACTGGAGATGGGTATCTAGGGACGTGTgcttgaagaaaagaagtattGAAGGGAAAGAGTTTGGTGAAGAAGACTCGAAAGGTAAAAAGTGAGTGCGGGTGACTAGGTAGTTAAATAGATACAGAGATATGCAGGATGTAGGTCGACGGGTGGAGTTTAACTAGGGTTTGTCATGGAAGTCGACTTGATGCTTCTAGCCAGCTGTAACCCGAAGCCTCGTGAGTAAGTGAATGCGGAGAGGTACTAGATTAGTTTATCAAGGGAGTAGTCTCGTGATATCCCTGTTAGGGCTATGATTCAGATGGATGAGAGAGAGCCTAGAGAAGGCGGGCGATGAGCGGAGGGCACGGTACGGTACGGAGAGGCAATGCAACACGTTGGCACACAGACACGACGTATGCATTTATCGTCTCACAGGGGTCAGAGTGGAGGGAGGAATGGGGGAAATAAGTAGATCTGCACGAGGTTGAGTAATGCCGTGGGCGAGCGAGTATTTGGTGGGAAATAAGAAGATAACTAACTAATGTGAATATCCCGATGACAAGAGGCCAAAAGAGGAAAAGCAACCGGTGAGGTGATTGACGCCACAAGTTTTGCAATCGAAAAGGAGTGGGAGCaatgtctcgtctcgtctcatcTTGCCAATCCTTTGACTTTTGAGAGGCAAAGCAATCAGCCAGAAACAAGAGAGAACGGTAAGGTAAGGCAATGTTAAAAATGAGCTGGGGTGTGTCTAAGTTCTTTTGATGTGGAGGCGGCTCATAGCGGTGGGCTTGTTGCGCATGGGCCCACAGTAGCTTAGCTTTAGGGGTGTGTCTCCTACGGTAGTagcccagcagcagcaacatcagcagcaatACCTTAGTAGCCAGGGGTTATTCCAATAAACCGTGTCCGAAATCCCATCATGCAGAAAGAGGATCTGTAGATGAGTCTAGGGGGGCGTGTGCGGTTTTCTTCCAGAACAGAACATGGGTACAGTAGCACATGCAATTATCCAAAAGTCCACCTTATTCTTGAGGCCAACCTCGAACCCGACGTCTTGGACCAAGACTTTTCTATCATGAACACAAATTGAGTCACGAGGATCGTGATCAACACGTATGCATTGTTCGTTCTCAGATAACCTTTTTTGGTTATCACCAACCCCGTCGCTTGGTATCATTGTGTTTCTCCGTAGACACAATTCAATGTAATGTCTGGCTAATACACCACCATTTACAAAACGATGGTGTTAAGGAAGATATGGGAAATGAGAGTCATATCACATGCTCACTTACTTACTCGTCTACCCTTGTTTTGTCTATCGTGTTCTTCTTGATTCCAGTTATGCTTCTGAGTTGCGGCGGCGGTATGTAAATAACCGTCTACGAAGATTCTTCAGCCAATGCCACTACACAGATGGTGCATATCCCACGTTTGTGAGACTGAGAACGCAAGATACGGGCAGAAACGTTGCACATCAGGTCTTCAAATCCTGTTTGGGTGTGTAAGTTGAGGCTCACACAAACTTAatacttaagtctattaaatTCATGTCGTGTAGTACCTCTTGAGTTGTCTGTTGTCATTTGATCATTGCCAGCCAAAATGAAGGTCCCATTGGGTCTGTCTTACTTTATGCAACTACAAGGAAACAATCTTGGCAGCGCAGGGGTTCCAAGCGACTACTCGATTCGGCCATCAGCCAACCACGATTGGCTCATTAAATTCTTACCCAGTCCTCCCCTGGCCAAGCCCAGAACCCACAGAGATTGACAGCTGGAACGCTAGTGCAGATTTACCCCGGCCCGGGGCTCTCACCTCTACCTTAGACTCTCTTCTTTATCATCCGCCAGCCGCGAAGCCACTTCTGctccatccatcccatcaTGATCgagaagcatcatcatcatacaTCATACATCGCAACGTCCTCAATAGCTCCGGGTTGACAAGTCATCAATATGTAACGCTCACCAACAGCCTCCTGTAGGCTCCTGCAGCCGCAAGGACAAGCAAGATCTTTACAACATGATATTCGTGGATGCGTAGTGCTACACTCATCCGTGAACCAGAGGCGATGTCTATCAGCAAGCAGAGCAATGACCATGCGTCGATTCATCACATGAGCCACGATCTCCGTTGCCCACATCTTGGCGTTCAACTTATAACATCGtcgtgatgttgttgatgcatCAGTCTCAACGCACGCACATGCCGTCCGTCGTACTGGTCgccttcatcttccccaCATGCGTCTGTCGAAGCCTTGTCTTAGGTACTGTCGTCCCCCGTTTCATGCAAATCCGACGATGCAGCATGCAAGCCTCAGTGATAAGGATGCGCTTCGTCCCACACCATCTTTTCAGGAATCGGCCTCGATTTTAGTGGGTGTCAAGGTTGTTCAAGCACCACCGTCCTCGGGGTTGAACGACGCACTGGCCCTCTTACGCCATAAGCCGGTCCCTGCATCCTTTATCTGCACTTCCTTTCACCTCCATGGTCTCGAAAAATTCAACCTCCAAGAATTGTCTATACGGTGCATGGATATCCTACACGGTACTGTACGGCCCCGCGAACTAACCCTTCTCCCCACTGTGTCAAGTCACTGTATAGGTAATTCTCACCAACCCTCACGCGATCCACAAGACGACAATCCCCTCCCGTTGCATTCATCAGCTTGCCATTCCGCCGCCCGCCACGTCCTGCGTCTGTACGCATCCAAAATGTCCGCCTCGCTCGTTCTGACACGCACACATTTCGTATCCTCCTCCGTCCCTCCCAACGGCGATGGTGCCCGTCTGACCACACGTTCGGCTAGAGACGAGAACGAAGTCAGGAAATCAGAGAACGAAGCATAGCAAGCAAATATTAGACAATCGAGCATTGAAGCGCCGGTTTTCGTGGTCAGTTcatttgttgttgtgaggCTATGGGAATATACGCCCAACACCGGCAAAGGCATTACTTGGGACACACCAAGTGTATTTCCCTTAGTGCCATAACGCCTTGTCAGCTTGCGATGGTGCAATCCTGGGGCCGTCAACCACTTTCCCAGCAATTCGGCCTTCGCGGACTAAGCGCCTGCAActtttgatcttgtcaaagtcaatcgATTGGAATTGGTATCGAGTTGCCGAATATGGAGACAATCACCTCTTTCTAACTCCCGATGTCGACATTCAAATATCGGACCATCTCCTATCCTTGAAATCCTTCAATTGACCGGCCGGGTCTCCCGGCTCGATCTGTTTCATCTTTTCTACAAAATCCCGGCATTGTTTGCAGCAATCCCTTTGTTCCGGTAAATTCAAACGATCAGGGTCTGAAGTGAAGGATTTGGCCGAAGCTGTTGTTCACTTCACGAGCCGCAATCCGGCAGCACACATCTTGTCAGCCCACCACGAAGAGCCGAGAAACGAAACGTTGTGTTGCACAGCACAAGAACAACTCATTAACTGCCACGCGTGCCAACTGGGAATTTTTGGTCACATTTTGTCCAGATGCATTGATAGTCGAGTCATTAGAACAAACTGCCTGAGAAACTACCCCACGGTCGTATCGAGCGAGTCCTGGTTACCTCCGTCTGGGACGGGAACCAGCAGGATATGCTTGTAAGCAGATTCCAGCCCAAGCCGAGACAACTCGGTTCCTTGCCTCGTCTCCTTGATTGCGCCTGGCTCTCGACTGCTATCCGAAGAGGCTCAAAATATGACTGTTCAATTGGCTCCTGGGCAAAGAGGGTGATGTTGACCAAATACCGTGACTGATAGCAATGCACCGTAGCACTTGTCCCATGTATTCGTCCCAAAAGCTTGACCGAAGCCGCTTATCTTTCTGTCGTTTTGACTAACCGGCCGCCAACCAAGCAAGCCGTTCCTTACCGCTCACAGACAACCCTGGCTCGAGATTACTTCTAAGTTCTCGGCAAAGAACTAACCACCGAACAAACCTCACGCGACCATTATTTGCCAGCCATTCTCAACTTGATGGTCTATGCACAttcctttcccttcttgtGCTTAGCCTGCTGGCTTCGCTTCTGGATCCTGATACGAGCCAAATCCTCGCCCTCGTTGATCCATTCATCTATCCCCTAGCAAGTTTATCTGCTGCCTAGTCCCAGCAAGCCAAACTCCCGGAGACGTGCCTATCAAGATTGCCTCTCTTTCTTGTTGGCCTCGACTCAAGGAGAACCTTGTTAGCTTGCTCTGTCCCCCACCAAAAAGTTGTCCCGGCTGGGCCTGTCTCCTCCTGCGCAAGTTTCTGTGAAACTACTGTTAACTGGCCAATCATGGCTTAGCCTCCCCGACAGCCGATGACCGATAACCTCTTCCCTTGAGAAGACAACTCTCTTGTTGTGTGTTGACAACTCTAGGATCACAAGGACGTGAAGCGAACAATAATGTGTTGAATATACAGTTCGTTATTTACTGTTTGCGGTTATTACAATACCTAGAAGATATAAAACATGAACCTTGATGACATTTCATGCATTATGCCAATCAAACTGATATCCTAACAATTCAACCCTTCTGTCGCATCAAGCTCGCCCGCTTGCTCatctcagctcagcccagtcaACTCTGAAGCAACAATAAGAAGAATGAATACAAAAAAGCAATCCCCTTTCCGACTTCACTCCAATGCCCTAAAATCCGTCATGAGTTGCCATATTTTACCGTCATTGTAGTGATGCACCCTGTGCGCTAACGCTCCTCCGATACAAATCAGCCTGAAAAACACCAGTGCTTTGTCTGTTACACAAACACCCTTTCCCGTCACGCCAGTTGCAATGCTCGCCCAGTCTTTTCCCCCTTCTTCCTTGAAACGTAGGTATCGTCTGACATATATCGCCTCCTATAAAGTGGTTTCGGACCGTCCCTCCAGGGGCCAGCCGGTAGAAGTATAGATTACAGCCCTGCCTCTTACTGAGTTCTATAGAACTTCTTGTAGAGGagatgcagcagcagattAACATTGAGTTTGAGGCTGCCCTCGAAGAGAGTCATGAACTGATGCGCCTCGAACTGAGCCTGCAAGAGGTCCTCAATGGGCACCAGAGCACTGGCTCCGGGGATCTGGATGTGTCCTCGCGAACCCTCAAGGCTGAAGACACCTACTTCGTCACATGAGATGGTcatgttgatcttctcaaagtcgtTGATGCCACTCCATGACACCAGCACACCCTTCTCGGTGAGAGCACGCGCGCTGTACTTGTAACTGCCGAACTTGGGTACACGGCCACTACGTTCCAGTTCACGCTGGTGGTTGTATTGCTTGGTGAAGGGTAGCAAGAACTTCTTGCGGCTATTAAGATGTTAGTCATTGTGTTACAGTAACGTTCCCAAAGGTACTTACcccttcttgttctgcagGGTTGCCATGGCTGACTCAATGTAGTCATCGTAACTCTTGCGCTGCTGTTCGAGGTACTTGGCCTTCTCGTGCAAGTTACTTAGTGTCATGCGCACACCTTCCAGCTCTCGCTGTCGCTGAACCCTTCTGCGGCTCTTTGTGCGAATATCAAGCGCAATGGCGTTGAGGACATCCTGGTAGTAGTTATGCTTGGTGATGCGTCCCAGCTTCTCGAGTCGCATGATGTTCTCTAAAGCTGTGCGCTTGAGCTCTTGGTATGTCATGCGTGTTACGTCGATCATGTTGGCATCAGAGTAGGCTCCACGAGTGTTGCTGCCAACAGAGAACTCGTCGCGAAGGAGCATACGCCACTTGTGGTCATCCTCTGGAGAAATGGGCTTGACGAGAATTTCCAGGAGATTGGCGCCAGTCTGCACACGAATAATATACAGCACGCATCGCTTGGTCTCCATAAAGAGCGCCTTGACATCGGCCTCAGGGTCGTCGACATCGTGGAGCTTGGGTGTCAAGAACATGTGGATATCTGAAGAGCCTGCAGCGTTCATCTCGTTCTCGTTGTTCTTAGCACTGCCGAGGTCGTGCATGATTTCCCGCAGGACGTCGTCACGGCTGGGGCACATCGTCTGAAGCTCAGCGGCCACCAGGTTGTGAATGGAGAAGACGTCTGTCATCTTGATGTATAATGttggcttgttcttggcgtAAAGGTCGTTGAACTCATCAATATCAAAAGTTCTTTCGGCATCCGGCACTGCAATCAGGTCGCTAGTTATTTGGTGCAGGCGCTCAACAGACTCTGCAACAAAAGCGTTCAGGGGTTGCAGATACACGTTCTCACCACCGAATGGTCGACCAGAAGCGATTTGGCTGATGACCTTGGCGACCTCGCTGAGGTTTCGCTTTTGTAGAGGGCTCAGTGCCTTTTCAATGACACCAACGTTTTCAGGGGCAACAACTGCCGGTTGCAAGTAGAATCGCCAAAGCCAGCTGGAGACAACTTGTAGAAGGTTCTCGGGGGGTTCCCGCTTGAATTGCTGTCGTAGGTTCTCAAAGATCTGGTTGCAGACAAATCGAAGGCCGTAGGGCATCTTGTGCAGGAAGTCCTCAAGAGCGAGGAAAAATTGGTCGCAGATCTCTCGAAGATCACGCAAGTGGTCGATGAAGAGGCGGCGAGTCTCGGGGTCACGAATAGCAACTTCTCGAGGGACATCAAGCGGCCTTTGATCAGGTCGACCGGTGGCCAGCTCAGTATTGTTGATGGCTGATCGGTAAATCTGCATGGGATCACTCTCAAGGTCCAGAGCAGGATCTTCAACGATGTTGTCTCTGATCAGAggaccaagaagatctcgaAGGTACTTACGATCTCTTGGTGAGCGAGTgtagttgttgagaagcttaGACCAGAAGAAGTTGCCGCGAATGAAGTCCTGAACATCTCGCGCACTCACAATCTCCTCGCGAATTGATCGAGCGATCAGCTTGAGCAGATAGTACTCCTCTCGTCGTTTCTGAGCATAACCAAAgagactcatcatcaagagctcGATGCGTTTGCACTCCTTCTCGGCCGTTCCTTGCTCGCGAATGCGCTTGAACAGACGAGCCAGGTACTGTGGCTGGGTTtgcaagttgaagaagagttGTTGGTAGGATTCGAGCTTCTTGCGCGAGCTCTTGTTGAGTGCTTTAAGATCAAACTGGTTGGCAGAAGACATGGAgctgttggcgatgaagtgCATTGAGTTACCTCCGTAGTTGTGCTGATGCCTCACGACTTCGTCGAGTGtaatcttgttcttgaccaGCAGGGCAATCTTGATATCAAGTTGATCGATGTAGTTCTCCAGCATCTCATTTTGTCGAACTTGTTGAACGACTGTCTTGCGGATACGTTCAAACTCGATTTCCTCATTGAAGTCGAAGTCACTGTCGTTAAGAAGATGGACAAAGTTCTTGACGGCGTTGACTGGAGGGTTCTTGCCAGTGGTCAAACTCTTGTAAGCCTCACCTTGAACCTTGGCACGGACAAAACTCTGGATCTTGATGACCTTCTGCATATTCTCGTTGTAGAagcgcttcttctcttcaaatCGAGCCCTTACCATGAAACCTCGGGCTGCGGTCTGCAAGGCAACAATACATTCCTCCTCTTGCTCCAGTTCGGCCATGATATCCTCGACTCTAGCAcgctccatcatggctcgtAAAATGCTTTGGAGATCAATGATCTTAGGGGTATGAGATTCAAGCTCGTCGAGGAATGCCTTGTGCTGCTGGCGGTACGAGAATCCCCGAATGTTGCCCTGGAGGGCTGTAACCTGAGGTTCTTGCTCTTCGAGCTGTTCAAGGATGGCTGCAACTCTTTGGCGTTCAAGCATGGCCCTAATAAGACCTTGGAGGCCAATGAATGCAGGTTCGTTCTCCTTAAGAGCATCGAGAGTATCGGCAACATCTCTCCTCACAGCAGCGGCGCGAGCAAAGGCTTGAAGCTGCTCAACACCAGTCGTGTGCTTGTTAAGCTCAGCTCTTAATGCCTTGTTGTCTTTGCGAGCGCGGAGTCCACGGGCAAAAGCTTGAAGTCGTTCCACTGCTGGGGCGTGTTGGCCCAGTTCAGCTCGTAGTGCTCGGTCATTCTGGCGAACACAGAGTCCGCGAGCTAGAGCTTGAAGTTGCTCAATCGCAGGGCTatgcttgttgagctcaGATCTTAGAGCCATGTCGTCCTGACGAGCGCGGAATCCACGGGCAAAGGCCTGAAGCTTCTTCCATTGGGGTCCAAAGGAGCGTagatgctgctgctcgcgGTTGACCTGAGTTCTAGTCAGCAATGCCCTCGCCGCCGCCTGCAGGTCAACAATCGCTGGGGATTCCGCCTCcaaatcttcaagatcctggTCGACTTTGCCTCGTAGCAAAGCTCCACGGGCTGCTGCTTGCAGCTTCTCGACAATACCAGAAGATTTCTTAGTCTCTTGGTATTGCGCAACATGGCTCTTGCGGGCCAAAAAGCCCCTGGAGATTGCTTGGATCTCCCTGATGGGCCCTCTACACTTCGCAAGCTGAGCAGTCACATTTCGTACCTGGTTTCGAGCCTTGTTGGCCCTGATCATGGTTTGTAACTCCAAAATATCGGGCTCCAGCGCTTCCAGGATCTGGTCGCGCCGATCCAACCTTCTTCGTGCCAAGAATCCACGTGCTGAGCTCTGCAGCTGGATAGCAAAGCGCTTCATTTGCAGTCGATAGTCCATGATTTGTCGTGTAAAGTCTCCTCGAATGCGAGATTGAAGGTCTATTAACCActcctcctcatcccaaAGAGTCTGCATTGTCTCACCAAGCTTAACACGTAGGAGAGCACCTCGGATTTGTGCCTGCATATCAACGATGGACTCTTCGTTTTCTCTCAACTCCCTTTCGATCCTTTCCTCCTCAGTCTCTTCTGGTTCAGGCTCGGGCTCAGGAACACCAAAGTCGGCACTCATATTTCCGAAACTAGGCATTGTAACGCCGAGTTTATCGAGGCCCTTCTGCATAGCTTCCAATTCATGGTGTTCGAATTCAAGCTGACCGACGAGGTTGCCTATCCTGAAGTCGACTATGCCCTTGCGGAATAGAAGCCAACTCAGAGCATGAATACAGTAGATAACCTTGGGTATGTTCTTTTTCTCGTATAGATCAATCAACTCGAAGCGAAACAGATCGGGCAGCTCAACTTCGTCAAGGTATCGGAAAAAGATAGCAATATTGTCGGAGTGTCGATATTGGAGCCTGGGGTGTTGGAAGATTCGGTAGCGTCGATCTGGGTTCAGAGCTTCGACCACTTCTGCGAGGGTGACACCATCACGGAgcgcctcctcaagctcaacaatgGGAGGTATAGATTTATGGATGACATCCTCAATCCATTCCTTGGCTTCACCGATATGGCAAAGGTATTCGTATGCTTGAAGGAACTGGCGCTGTTTGTCCATCCAGTTGCGCCCTTCCCAACTGTAGCCAGTTGACTTCTGGCTTTGGCCGCCATTACTCCTATCGGCTCGTTGCAATCTTCGTCGACCGCGCAAGCCAACAACTTCTTGCGCAGGTGAGGTGATGGTGAAGTCTTCAGGTGAGTCGGACGATACAAGACGCGAAAGCGTCCTTAATTGACTTGTGGAAGACTTGCCCAATCCTTCCAACTCATCCCGAGCTATGTGCGTGCTATGCACATGATGGGGTGATGAAGGAGCTTGGGTAGCTTCTGGTGGCAGAAACGTGTCGGATCGAGTGAGCAGCATAGAATTTGGTCGCATCGGTAGCGGGCGAGAAGGTGATGACGTTTTTACTGGCGACGTCTTGACTGGTGAAGTTGATGTTTTTGTTGGCGACGAGCGACCATCAATGTGCGCCATTGAGAGCTTGCCAATATCGACGCTCTTACCGCGATCATGGCGAGGGACTGCATGGGGAGGTGTTGAAGGAGGTGTGGATGCTGGAGCCTGTGGGAGTGGGCGAAGAGAATGCCGAGCTGAGCTATAGATATTTTCGGGAGCTTTCTTTG is a genomic window containing:
- a CDS encoding related to Ras GTPase-activating-like protein IQGAP1, producing MSSRTHYFQTQHHSPSQAQSQSQSQPQSHQHLRPLRQSHTIDFASNSNISPSLLNRFPSTTSSSASSGYSHASDHSLNSQYTSASSSAGNGATVHGHKRAQSDVRARAKTFEAGENMTSKKAPENIYSSARHSLRPLPQAPASTPPSTPPHAVPRHDRGKSVDIGKLSMAHIDGRSSPTKTSTSPVKTSPVKTSSPSRPLPMRPNSMLLTRSDTFLPPEATQAPSSPHHVHSTHIARDELEGLGKSSTSQLRTLSRLVSSDSPEDFTITSPAQEVVGLRGRRRLQRADRSNGGQSQKSTGYSWEGRNWMDKQRQFLQAYEYLCHIGEAKEWIEDVIHKSIPPIVELEEALRDGVTLAEVVEALNPDRRYRIFQHPRLQYRHSDNIAIFFRYLDEVELPDLFRFELIDLYEKKNIPKVIYCIHALSWLLFRKGIVDFRIGNLVGQLEFEHHELEAMQKGLDKLGVTMPSFGNMSADFGVPEPEPEPEETEEERIERELRENEESIVDMQAQIRGALLRVKLGETMQTLWDEEEWLIDLQSRIRGDFTRQIMDYRLQMKRFAIQLQSSARGFLARRRLDRRDQILEALEPDILELQTMIRANKARNQVRNVTAQLAKCRGPIREIQAISRGFLARKSHVAQYQETKKSSGIVEKLQAAARGALLRGKVDQDLEDLEAESPAIVDLQAAARALLTRTQVNREQQHLRSFGPQWKKLQAFARGFRARQDDMALRSELNKHSPAIEQLQALARGLCVRQNDRALRAELGQHAPAVERLQAFARGLRARKDNKALRAELNKHTTGVEQLQAFARAAAVRRDVADTLDALKENEPAFIGLQGLIRAMLERQRVAAILEQLEEQEPQVTALQGNIRGFSYRQQHKAFLDELESHTPKIIDLQSILRAMMERARVEDIMAELEQEEECIVALQTAARGFMVRARFEEKKRFYNENMQKVIKIQSFVRAKVQGEAYKSLTTGKNPPVNAVKNFVHLLNDSDFDFNEEIEFERIRKTVVQQVRQNEMLENYIDQLDIKIALLVKNKITLDEVVRHQHNYGGNSMHFIANSSMSSANQFDLKALNKSSRKKLESYQQLFFNLQTQPQYLARLFKRIREQGTAEKECKRIELLMMSLFGYAQKRREEYYLLKLIARSIREEIVSARDVQDFIRGNFFWSKLLNNYTRSPRDRKYLRDLLGPLIRDNIVEDPALDLESDPMQIYRSAINNTELATGRPDQRPLDVPREVAIRDPETRRLFIDHLRDLREICDQFFLALEDFLHKMPYGLRFVCNQIFENLRQQFKREPPENLLQVVSSWLWRFYLQPAVVAPENVGVIEKALSPLQKRNLSEVAKVISQIASGRPFGGENVYLQPLNAFVAESVERLHQITSDLIAVPDAERTFDIDEFNDLYAKNKPTLYIKMTDVFSIHNLVAAELQTMCPSRDDVLREIMHDLGSAKNNENEMNAAGSSDIHMFLTPKLHDVDDPEADVKALFMETKRCVLYIIRVQTGANLLEILVKPISPEDDHKWRMLLRDEFSVGSNTRGAYSDANMIDVTRMTYQELKRTALENIMRLEKLGRITKHNYYQDVLNAIALDIRTKSRRRVQRQRELEGVRMTLSNLHEKAKYLEQQRKSYDDYIESAMATLQNKKGRKKFLLPFTKQYNHQRELERSGRVPKFGSYKYSARALTEKGVLVSWSGINDFEKINMTISCDEVGVFSLEGSRGHIQIPGASALVPIEDLLQAQFEAHQFMTLFEGSLKLNVNLLLHLLYKKFYRTQ
- a CDS encoding probable choline-sulfatase codes for the protein MAPDLNSLPPSNGESMAAPQLSSESETPNILFIMADQLAAPQLKMYNPNSQIKTPNLDRLASTAVQFDSAYCPSPLCAPSRMSLISGQLPMKIGAYDNAAQIGSDVPTYAHYLRSKGYHTALAGKMHFIGDQLHGYEQRLTSDIYPGDFGWAVNWDEPDTRLEWYHNASSILQAGPCGRSNQLDYDEEVMFKSTQYLWDHVREGPKKRPFALTVSLTHPHDPYTITKKYWNLYEDVDIALPEVKMNKEDLDAHSQRLLKVCDLWDQDFSEEQIKRAKRAYYGSVSYVDDCIGRLLETLEDAGLAENTIVIFSGDHGDMLGERGLWYKMSYFESSVRVPMLINYPKRFTPHRVTQNVSTLDLLPTICDLVGTKPSPYLPMDGISMLPHLEGREGHDTVIAEYTGEGTVRPMMMIRRGDWKYITCPADEPQLYNLARDPKELDNLARFRKIAPQTAEQGEAKEVFHKFEAEAHARWDFNEITEKVLLSQRTRRVVWDALKEGEFTSWDFNPDDDGRKKYIRSTIPLDDLERRARYPFVDANGYESKAVSHVRNS